TTAAAAGAGCATATACATAAAAAGCCGAGTCAATTATCCGGCGGACAAATGCAACGAGTAGCTATCGCAAGAGCGCTAGCAAACGATCCAGATATCTTACTTTGTGATGAACCTACCGGCGCTTTGGATTCAGAAACAAGTGCTCAAATCATGAATCTTATTCAAGAAGTATCTCAAGATAAGCTTGTGGTAATGGTAACTCATAATGCGGAGATCGCCAATGAATATGCTGATCGGATCATTAGTTTTACCGACGGACAAGTAACAGGTGATTCTAATCCACATGTTGAGGGGAAAAAGAAAGAACCCTTTGATTTAAAGCATACGAAAATGACTTTTCTTACGGCTTTACGTCTTTCGTTTAATAATATTCGCACCAAAAAGGGGCGGACCTTTTTAACAGCCTTTGCCTCTAGTATCGGTATCATTAGTATTGCTATTGTACTATCCTTATCTTCTGGTTTTCAAAAACAAATTGATCAGACTCAGTCCGAAACTTTAGCTCAATTTCCGGTGACCATTTCGCGGGAAACGACTGAACAAGACCCAGAAAATTTTGAAGACCGCTCAGATGAAGGTAGCTTTCCTGAAGACGATGAAATCACCGCTAAAATTAGCGAAGAAGACCGTGCGCAACGAACCAATGATATTGACCAAGATTTTATCGATTATGTCGATGATATTAACCCTGCATTGAGTAATAACATTGGTTATACACGTTTAGCTAATATGAATTTATTACGCGAAATTGATGGAGAACCCGAAACCGTGCAATTTTCCAATGGAGCTGAAGATGAGTCCCAAGCCGAGTCCATGATGTCTATGATGGCGGCTCGAACTGGTGTTGGCGTTTCTTCTTTTCCTAAACAACTTGATGATTCCCAAGGCAATTTTTTAGAAGATAATTATCGGTTGCTGGAAGGATCCTACCCAGAAGATCCTAACGAGGTCGTATTAGTTGTAGACGAAAATAACGAAACAAATATTAATGCTTTGAATAACTTAGGCTTTGATTTAGAAGATGGTGATCAAGTCCATTTTGACGATATTGTAGGCACAACGATGAAGTTAGCTTATAATAATGCTTTTTATGAAGAATTACCTACAGGAAACTTCATTCCTAAACAAGATTTAGATGAAGTTTATGACGATGATAATAATGAAGAATTAACCATTTCTGGTGTCATTCGTAACAAAAGCACTTCTACTATGGATCTTTTAGCTCCTGGAATTGCCTACAGTGACGCCCTTGCACAAAAAGTCATCGATCATAACGAAGATTCTGATATCGTAAACGCGCAAGAAGATAGCGATGAAAACGTCATGACAGGCGAAGAGATCGATGGCACAGCCAAAGAAAATCTATTAGATGCTTTAGGGGCTAGTGAAATTCCTTATAGTGTCATGATTTATCCAAATAATTTTGAAGACAAAGAACAAATCTTGGATTATTTAGATGCTTACAATGAAGGAAAAGACAATGATGATAAAATTGTATACAGTGATTTAGCAGGAACGATGACCGACTTAACAGGCGGCATCATGGACGCGATCACTTATGTTTTAATCGCTTTTGCCGGTATTTCGCTAGTTACAAGTATGATTATGATTGGCATTATTACCTACACCTCTGTCTTAGAACGAACAAAAGAAATTGGCGTATTGAAAGCTCTTGGGGCTAGGAAAAAAGATATTACACGAGTATTTGATGCTGAAACTGCTATTTTAGGAGTCGCTTCAGGTACTTTGGGTGTTGTTATTGCTTACTTAGCTACATTTCCAATCAATACCGTCTTACTCAATTTGACCGATTTAGAAAATGTCGCGCAGTTAGATCCAGTGCATGCCATTACCTTAATCATCGTAAGTACAGTTCTAACTATGATTGGTGGACACATCCCTGCTCGTATGGCAGCTAAAAAAGATGCCGCCATCGCCTTACGAGCTGAATAATTTCAATAAAAAAATGCGTGAGCTTTTAAGCCCGTGCATTTTTTATATTAGTAATAGTCTATTGGCTGCTTTTTTATTTTTTGATCTTCGATAACAAGTAACTTGTTAAAATTCTTTTGTAAAAAGTAGCGATCATGCGTTACAGCTAGAAGTGTTCCTGTATACTCGTTCAATAAGTCTTCGATTTCTTCTCGGGCATAAATGTCTAAGTGATTGGTCGGCTCGTCTAAAATTAACACATTGATTTGTTTATGAAAAAGATGAAGTAAGTAAAGACGAACGCGCTCGCCACCGGAAAGATCTTTTATGCGACGTTGAACGTCTTCGCTGTAAAAACCAAAATGAGCAAGTGTTTGGCGAGCTTCTTGTTCTTGTGGTAAAAATTCTTTTACAAAGGACAATACTCGCTGGTTAGGCTGTTCAAACGTAATGTTTTGCGGAAGATAACCCATTTTTATACTTGCGCCTAAAGAAAGTTTTCCTTCATCAGGCAATAATTTACCTAAAATAATCTGCAACAGCGTCGATTTGCCCGAACCATTTTTTCCTAAGATTGCCGTTCTTTCGCTACGATAAAT
This region of Tetragenococcus osmophilus genomic DNA includes:
- a CDS encoding ATP-binding cassette domain-containing protein produces the protein MLELKNIKKQYKVGNTVTKALDGVSVALRQQEFVAILGESGSGKTTLLNVIGGLDQYDSGDMIINGKSTKDFRDKDWDAYRNNSIGFIFQSYNLISHQGIIDNVELGMTLSGVSKKERRKKAEEALERVGLKEHIHKKPSQLSGGQMQRVAIARALANDPDILLCDEPTGALDSETSAQIMNLIQEVSQDKLVVMVTHNAEIANEYADRIISFTDGQVTGDSNPHVEGKKKEPFDLKHTKMTFLTALRLSFNNIRTKKGRTFLTAFASSIGIISIAIVLSLSSGFQKQIDQTQSETLAQFPVTISRETTEQDPENFEDRSDEGSFPEDDEITAKISEEDRAQRTNDIDQDFIDYVDDINPALSNNIGYTRLANMNLLREIDGEPETVQFSNGAEDESQAESMMSMMAARTGVGVSSFPKQLDDSQGNFLEDNYRLLEGSYPEDPNEVVLVVDENNETNINALNNLGFDLEDGDQVHFDDIVGTTMKLAYNNAFYEELPTGNFIPKQDLDEVYDDDNNEELTISGVIRNKSTSTMDLLAPGIAYSDALAQKVIDHNEDSDIVNAQEDSDENVMTGEEIDGTAKENLLDALGASEIPYSVMIYPNNFEDKEQILDYLDAYNEGKDNDDKIVYSDLAGTMTDLTGGIMDAITYVLIAFAGISLVTSMIMIGIITYTSVLERTKEIGVLKALGARKKDITRVFDAETAILGVASGTLGVVIAYLATFPINTVLLNLTDLENVAQLDPVHAITLIIVSTVLTMIGGHIPARMAAKKDAAIALRAE